In the Engystomops pustulosus chromosome 2, aEngPut4.maternal, whole genome shotgun sequence genome, one interval contains:
- the LOC140117292 gene encoding putative mitochondrial transporter UCP3: MVGLKPSEVPPTLMVKFVGAGTAGCIADLVTFPLDTAKVRLQIQGEALAEPSIRIVQYKGVMGTISTMVKMEGAASLYNGLVAGLQRQMTFASIRIGMYDSVKQFYCRQSENSGVVCRLLAGCTTGAMAVTCAQPTDVVKVRFQADVRVIEGNRRYNGTMDAYRTIAKEEGVRGLWKGTVPNITRNAIVNCAELVTYDLIKEAILTRQLMTDNLPCHFVAAFGAGFCTTIVASPVDVVKTRYMNSTAGQYKNAINCAFTMLVNEGSLAFYKGFVPAFLRLGSWNIVMFVSYEQLKRALMMVHGTWEDPH, translated from the exons ATGGTCGGTCTGAAGCCCTCGGAGGTGCCCCCCACATTGATGGTGAAATTTGTGGGTGCTGGTACAGCGGGCTGTATCGCAGATTTAGTCACCTTTCCTCTAGACACGGCGAAAGTCAGACTGCAG ATCCAGGGGGAGGCTCTGGCTGAGCCCAGCATCCGCATCGTCCAGTACAAGGGGGTGATGGGGACAATCTCCACCATGGTGAAGATGGAGGGGGCCGCCAGTCTCTATAACGGGCTGGTGGCCGGGCTGCAGCGACAGATGACTTTCGCCTCCATCCGGATCGGGATGTATGACTCCGTGAAACAGTTTTACTGTCGCCAGTCAGAAA ATTCTGGGGTCGTTTGCCGCCTTCTCGCCGGATGCACAACGGGGGCCATGGCGGTCACCTGCGCTCAGCCCACAGATGTGGTGAAGGTGAGGTTCCAGGCAGACGTCAGAGTCATAGAGGGGAACAGAAGATATAATGGGACCATGGACGCCTACAGGACCATCGCCAAGGAGGAGGGAGTCCGAGGACTCTGGAAAg GGACCGTACCCAACATCACCCGCAATGCCATTGTAAACTGCGCTGAACTGGTGACCTATGACCTCATCAAAGAGGCTATCCTGACCCGCCAGCTCATGACAG ATAATCTCCCTTGTCATTTTGTGGCTGCATTTGGTGCTGGCTTCTGTACGACAATTGTGGCTTCTCCTGTGGATGTGGTAAAGACTCGGTATATGAACTCTACAGCCGGGCAGTACAAGAATGCAATAAACTGTGCCTTCACCATGTTGGTCAATGAGGGTAGTCTGGCCTTCTACAAGGG GTTTGTCCCCGCGTTCCTCAGACTTGGCTCCTGGAATATCGTCATGTTTGTGAGCTACGAGCAGCTGAAGAGGGCTCTGATGATGGTCCATGGGACCTGGGAAGACCCCCACTAA